The Pongo abelii isolate AG06213 chromosome 20, NHGRI_mPonAbe1-v2.0_pri, whole genome shotgun sequence genome window below encodes:
- the LOC100446808 gene encoding LOW QUALITY PROTEIN: cationic amino acid transporter 3-like (The sequence of the model RefSeq protein was modified relative to this genomic sequence to represent the inferred CDS: inserted 1 base in 1 codon; substituted 2 bases at 2 genomic stop codons), whose translation MVWQNIRQLGRKLMRRWPLQLGQEGSEHRLSRCLKTLDLVALGVGSTLGAGVYVLAGEVAKEKAGPAMVICFLVAVLTSMLSGLCYAEGPGSHAPVFSRDGVLVEPCSSSAYLYTXVTVGELVAFITSWNLLLSYVIGAASVAKAWSFAFDSLIGKHISHALQGTSLHLPQVLAXDFFALGLVLVLTGLLALGAREXAWVSKVFTGVNLLVLSCLIVSGFIKGDLHNWQLTDADYKRAELVGGGSNDTHSLGSPGSGGFVPFDFGGILHGAATCFFAFVGFDGVATTGEAALHPHHSIPLGTVTSIFICFLAYFGVSAALTLMVPYYLICPENPLPEAFVHIGWAPIRYAVAIGTLCALSSSLLGAMFPTPRVLYLMAEEGLLFRGLARIHARTSTPVVATVIAGTVAAIMAFLFELGDLVNLSSVGTMLAYSLVAFSVLVLRYQPDQNFSKNEKPKEEVVEMNSVPKAKSPECVPEVSSTLASLWSPVSTIPTPRSGRIVCGCAFVLVVLLSMLCLVLAHWPKRLFSGELIYIAAAVLLLVLIVGFTFTIWRQPQSNTPLYFKVPLLPVLQLVSVSVRVYLMMQMTTETSAQFGVWMLIGFAMYFGYGIRHSLENDQQPPASSSQTPHENIPSSLLN comes from the exons ATGGTCTGGCAGAATATTCGCCAACTTGGTCGGAAGTTGATGCGCAGGTGGCCCCTGCAGCTGGGCCAGGAGGGCTCTGAGCATCGCTTGTCTCGTTGTCTGAAGACCCTGGATCTGGTGGCCTTGGGTGTGGGCAGCACCCTGGGAGCGGGCGTGTATGTCCTGGCTGGAGAAGTGGCCAAAGAGAAAGCTGGACCGGCCATGGTCATCTGCTTCTTGGTGGCGGTGCTGACTTCTATGTTGTCTGGACTCTGCTATGCAGAGGGGCCTGGGAGCCATGCccctgtttttagtagagacggggttttagtAGAGCCATGCTCCAGTTCCGCCTATCTCTACACTTAGGTCACAGTGGGTGAACTGGTGGCTTTCATCACCAGCTGGAACCTCTTACTCTCCTACGTCATTG GTGCCGCCAGCGTGGCCAAGGCCTGGAGCTTTGCGTTTGACAGCCTGATCGGGAAGCACATCTCCCATGCCCTGCAGGGCACTTCTCTGCACCTGCCTCAAGTCCTGG AAGACTTTTTTGCACTGGGCCTGGTGTTGGTCCTCACTG GACTGCTGGCTCTGGGAGCTCGGGAGTGAGCCTGGGTTTCCAAAGTCTTCACAGGTGTGAACCTTTTGGTTCTGAGCTGCCTCATCGTCTCCGGCTTCATCAAGGGAGATCTGCACAACTGGCAGCTCACAGACGCCGACTACAAACGGGCTGAGCTGGTGGGGGGGGGGTCCAACGACACCCACAG CTTGGGCTCCCCGGGCTCTGGAGGGTTTGTGCCTTTTGACTTTGGCGGGATTCTCCACGGAGCAGCCACGTGTTTCTTTGCGTTTGTGGGTTTTGATGGCGTCGCCACCACAG GAGAAGCAGCCCTCCACCCTCACCACTCCATCCCCTTGGGCACCGTGACCTCGATCTTCATCTGCTTCTTGGCCTATTTTGGTGTCTCAGCAGCGCTCACCCTCATGGTGCCCTACTACCTGATATGTCCCGAGAACCCCTTGCCAGAGGCTTTCGTCCACATTGGATGGGCCCCCATCAGATATGCTGTGGCCATCGGCACCCTCTGTGCCCTGTCTTCCAG CCTCCTGGGTGCCATGTTCCCCACGCCTCGTGTGCTCTACTTAATGGCTGAGGAAGGGCTCCTTTTCCGCGGACTCGCCCGGATCCACGCCCGCACCAGCACCCCTGTGGTGGCCACTGTCATTGCTGGGACCGTTGCAG CAATCATGGCTTTCCTGTTTGAGCTCGGTGACCTTGTGAACCTCTCGTCCGTCGGGACCATGCTTGCTTACTCCTTGGTGGCCTTTTCTGTTCTTGTCCTCAG GTACCAGCCAGACCAGAATTTCAGCAAGAATGAGAAGCCGAAGGAGGAAGTAGTTGAGATGAATTCTGTACCCAAAGCAAAATCCCCAGAATGTGTTCCTGAAGTGTCCAGCACTCTGGCGAGTCTGTGGAGCCCTGTCAGCACCATCCCCACCCCGAGATCAGGCCGCATCGTCTGTGGATGTGCCTTTGTGCTTG TTGTCCTGCTGTCCATGCTATGCCTGGTATTGGCCCATTGGCCCAAACGCCTGTTCTCTGGAGAGCTGATCTACATTGCAGCGGCTGTGTTGCTGCTGGTGCTCATTGTGGGATTCACTTTCACCATCTGGAGACAGCCCCAGAGCAACACTCCTCTTTATTTCAAG GTCCCCCTGTTGCCTGTCCTTCAGTTGGTCAGCGTCTCTGTGCGTGTTTACCTGATGATGCAGATGACCACTGAGACCTCGGCCCAATTTGGAGTCTGGATGTTGATTG GATTTGCTATGTATTTTGGATATGGGATCCGACACAGCTTGGAGAACGATCAACAGCCACCAGCGTCAAGCTCCCAAACTCCTCATGAAAACATCCCTAGTTCCTTGCTGAATTAG